AAGAAAAGTAACGTGGAGGCTAGGCCGCGGTGgagacgggggggggggggggcggggttgggggcgggaggggggccAAATCGGCGGAGAGAGCGGGTGGCGGTAGCCTATGAGGGCGCGCGAGGGGCGGGACCCCACTGTCGGTTGCTAACGGCGCcccccccctcttccccccccaaCAGTTGACGTGCTGCTGAAGGCCGTGGGCGACACCCCCATCATGAGGACCAAGAAGTGGGCCGTGGAGCGCACCCGCACCATCCAGGGGCTCGTCGACTTCATCAAGAAGTTCCTCAAGCTGATGGCGTCCGAGCAGCTGGTACCTGAGGGGGGCCGTGGGGGCCGGGGGTGGGCCCTGCTCGCAGGTAACCAGCGGTAGGACCGGAGGGGGTGGCCTcgagttgtgccaggggaggttccgCTTGGAAATGAGATGTTTCTTCTCAaaaggagcagtcaggcactgggacgggttgcccagggaggtagtggagtcactgtccctgggggcgttcaaggaaaggttggccatggtgcttagggacatggtttagtgggtgacattggtggtagggggctGGTTGGACCAGAAGATCTtgaaagtctcttccaaccctaacgactctatgattctacagCCCAGCCTGCACCTCACACAGCTCTGTGCATGCTGTGCAAAAGTGCCCTTCACTGAGAGATTCATACATGCAGCATAGGTCTAAAAACCAGGTGTACAGAAGGAGCATTTAGGAAAAACTCTGAAGCGTTTGGGATTGACTTTCTGAACACTGCTGACTTATTTCATTCAGAATTTCTCTTCCAGACGGTTTAAAGGTACTGTCATAAGACTGATTCCTTTTTCAGAATGGTTAGGTGGGAATGTTTGCAGTTGGACAGCACAGTGCCAGTGTTGTTCCTTAATCCCCTTGAAGCCTAAAAGTCCTGATAAAGTAGAAGTGGCAACTGATAGAGAAGTAAGGTTATTCTGACTTTGAAATTAACAGTTTGCTTTCAACATCCTACACTTTTTAATATAAGCTTTCTttttagatataaaataaaagctagcCTCATTACAATACTGAAATCTGCAACTGAAGTATCAGATAAGGTAACTCTAATAATGTCTCAAAGAAGAGTATTAGTCATGGTTTTTACCGCTGGCAGATATTACCAACAGTTTAATTAACTCATTGTctcaacaagaaaataaaggggCATGGATTCTTCCAGCATGGTTTCAACTTAAAGCTAAACTTCAGGAACAAAGCCCTAGGAACTGTATGGGCTTTCTTTGGAAACTGCGTGATACCTATATTGCCATCTTACGCTGCAGATCCCAAGGCCCTCTGTGACACTATTGACAAGCTACTCTGTGTACTTATGTTTGGAGCAGGAAGTAAGAAtggtgaccaaaaaaaaaaaaaagaaatctgtttctgtGAGCATTGTTCTAACTGAGAAAATTTAGGTTAGTGGGAGTGGTTTGGATACTCAAAATCAGATCAAGAACTAACCCAGTGAGTTCACTTCCTGCTGCCGTATGGGAGAGCAGTGGGTCAGCCAGCAGGAGGATGCAGTCAGCACCTTGCTGGGGCTCGCTTGGAAGTCATCCTGCCCCTCCACCCTGCAGTGAAGATGCTAACTAGTTGTAGTTTGGTGTAGACTGTAAAGATTGTTAAAGTGATGAACACAGGACAAATTTACCTATACCGGGCTGAAGAACATTTCTTCTGGGCTCCTTACTTGTGAAATCTccaacttttgttttcttttcttgcagtttATATATGTAAATCAGTCTTTTGCTCCATCTCCAGACCAGGAAGTTGGGACACTCTATGAGgtgactttcatttttaaatatcatttccAAATGTGCTTAATAAAGTCTGTGGTGTGATTCTGGCACTGGAAATCTGTTATTGCTCCTAGTTATGCTGGTAATATCTTGAATTTAGTGTAATAGAGTTGCCAATCACAGGTCTGTATTGATAAGGTTTGAAGAGACATGACTTCATACAATCTTTGGAAAAGCAATCTTTCACATGTGTATGCCATGCCTCCAGTTGTGATGGAGACCTTTGTTATGAACAACAGTATTTCACGACACATTcatctggtttgtttttattttgctttgtgtatATGCTAGCCTGTGAATAACCTAACagctcttgtttttattttattgcagtgTTTTGGAAGCGATGGCAAGCTGGTGCTGCATTATTGCAAAACCCAGGCATGGGGGTGAAAGACAAGCAATACAGTTGCATAGGTGTGATCTTCAAAAATGGAAGAGGAACTAACTTTCTTAAACTCAACtgtaaatgcacagaaaaaatggGGTTTGGATTTCTGCTTGTGACTGTATACTGATAAAAACAGCGGCAGTTGAATAGCATGAAAGAAGAGCTACCAAGGTTACCATTTGTGTAGCTTTTTTCCAATGTACACTTTgggtacagaaaaaaattctgcaTCAGCTATCTGTAGAACGGAGCCAGCTCTCCTGCTTCTGAGTTCCCAATTGCTGTACATGAAGGGAAGCTTTTTCAAAGTTGTCTTCAGGACTGGTCGGCACTGTCACTGTATATGGTGTATGGAAAATAAggtttccttttaattaaaaagggaagTGAATTGCACATACAGCCTGGTATTCAGTTTGCTTCTCACATGTTGTACATCTGTTGTATGCATTCTGTATGTTATGGACTCTTCACCTTGAACATAAGTTATCTCACTTCaagaaagtattttgattttttttctcataattaaTATGCAGGTATTGGTAAATAACCTTGCTCTATGCCTTTTTCACATTGGCAGTCTAAGTACCTTATTTATATGGCACAGCATAATGATACAGCATGCCTCAGAAATATGCCCTCCTGCCAAACTGTACAGAACGTTGTACAAGGCTGAACACCTCAGCAGTTGCcaggatattttatttctggcatTGTTTAATGAGTAGCAAAACTTGTTGTGTTAATGAAGGAATAGACATCAGGTGCTAAAAACCTACTTTATATTTAGTCCTTTTGGCTGCTGCTCTTATTCTGCTTCACCAGTTGCATGTTTCATCAACAAAATAGAATTCACTTTATGTCCTTGTGCTAAGCCATAACGTAACAAggattcattatttttttcaccttagaGAGGACTTGGTACTTTGACTAGGGTGCCAAcctctccttttatttattggAGGGTTTGGGAGGTGTGGTGGTttattgagtttttttttttttttttttttttttaagtttgctgttttttattttaaattgtttgtgCTATCTTCTATGTATGTCTAATATGCGTGGTTCTTATGTGGTCCCTTGCAACCAACATGCTAAATTGTTTCCACCCTTAGAGGAATTCTGGAGAACTAGTGCTTGGTTTAAGTTAGGGGTGCTGCTGCTATTTCCATGCAGCCAAGCATGTGGCACATGCCCCAGATGTCTAATACTTGCTATGAGAATAATGACTTTTTTAGTGGAAAACCTACATAAGAATCCATTGGATTCAGCTAACAGTGCAGAATTTTGTAGTTTTTCCCGTTCAGAACCCTGATGTCATGAATCTTTGCTGATTTAACAGAACTAGTGCAGAGGTGAGCACTCTGATTCCATCCTCCTGAAGAAATTGCCTGTTTGGTTACTGTAAAGCCAGTGTAACCTTGTACAGCCACCAGAGGGTACACAAGGAcaaatatgtttgctttttttttttctggattttttttccaatctttttCATAATACGTCCACTTGCCTACTTTAGAAATGTGTAAGCAGTTTGTTCTCCTGTGTGGCAGTATGTTTGCCTAAGATAAGCCAATAGTCTGGCAGGTCTGTTGGTGCCTTTTACCTTATTTGATCTTAACAAATGAAACTGTTTGATGCAGTGCAAATGTGCTCTGTAGGATTGATGCAAGaactttgttttgtgtgtgtttagggttctttcatttttttttttttaataaaataaaaattcactaGGATCTGGAAGTGAAGGAGGACTATAGGTCACCATATCTTGCCAGCTAATGTTAGAGGGTTGTCCTTCATGTTGAATCTATAGATAAATTTTATgtttgagttttaaaaaaaaatgtttgcatcaATTCCTTCGGGGGTAACAGTCCAGTAAATAAAGCCCACAGAAGTAGTTTGGATTGCTTTTATTCaccacattcattttttaatttggacAACTTAACCATACAGGTTTgaattatgcatttatttaaaattcagtacGTTCCTTGTGCCATACTCATTACTTGTTCCAACACTGTTCTTTCTAATGCAATTTCTAATGTTAGTTTGCAGATATTTAGTCACTTCATTAATTTAAGAAACTTCCTCAGAGACTTTAATTCcactttattttgatttttgtcagATTCTGAGACTCGGAAGTCATTAAACCGCCTTTCTTGTAACAATTGAAGCACCACATTGAATCTATGTCAAAATAGTGCACTACTTGCAGAATTCATTTTATCATACTACAATAAGCCACAAGGCACAATGttaccttaaaaaaatcacagtttgtGTGGGTTTTGGGTGTATCCATCGGAAGTGTGGGCACTCTTGATGGACAAAGCAAATACTGCCTAATGTGTATGGTGAACAGCCAAAAACAGAATCAGGAAAGAAAGCTAAAAGGAGCTCTATTCCTACCTACGGGCAGGGCTAATAGTATTTAATTGTTCTTGATACGTGTTTGATTAGAAAAACATCAGTAATGATGAATACTCACAAAGTCGTCGGGCACTGTCTTCTAATTAATACTACTATATTACTTTTGAGGGATttttcctgctgccctgctgctgccaatatatatgtatgacTTGCAACATCagtgttgtgttgttgtttgctgttttgttttgcatgtggTGTTTTTCCTGATACATgatcatttctgtttctcctttctccatgACCCTCGTACCTTTCTTGAGGTACCGTAGCCCAAGCAGGTAATAGCACCCTAGCTGAAGTGTCACCTAGACAGGATCTGTTTTTGTAATTAGTCCCAGTGTTCTGTGGAATGAAAGGAAGATGCTGAActgtgtttgctcttttttttccaactgtaaCTATATTGTTTATTGGCTCCTAATTTACCAGTATACAGTGACTGCTCACCTGATCCAGCTCTTGCCTTGTCTGACTGACAAGTGAATGAATGCTCTGAGTGGCTGCTTTtatgttcctttccttttaatgaCTACCAGTTCTGATTCTGCTAATTCCCCAGTGTAGCTTCCGTACTGCATGTAATGTGACTCCTCATTGTTGTAATTTTCCCTGTAGTTTTCTGCTGTCTCACGTCAGGGAGCTAGTCATCTATTGTCGGTCTGGTACCTTTGGGGACCACAGCCTCTCTCTGGAGTTAGGCTGTGATCATCCCTGTTGTAAGTGGCAGAAGCCTTTCCCTTTGTGTATTCTTAAGTAACAGACTAGAAAGCAGCTGTGTCAGATACATAATACAGCAGACAAAAGATTAGCAGTCCATGGCTTGTAGAATTTGCAAAAGACATGTTAAACGTGATATTTTAAAACGTGAAGATGTAGCATCTAAAATCGTAGATGATCctgaaattctttaaaatgtttacagttatcttttaagaaataatactTCCACTAAATTGGAAGTATTGGAAGCTTAAGTAGAACTTGACAGATCATCTTCCCTGTACACAGTATACCTTGAGCAACAGTGTAGACTTAATTAAGAGAGTAATGTCTTCCATCTAAAGATGCTACACGACTATTCCATGTAGGACTGAGCTAACAATATTTGCAATGTAACTTATTCACTTGTTCTTATGTAATTTAATGGACAGAATAGgcaagttggaaaaaaaaaaaaaaaaaaaaaaaaaaacacagtaaactatttttaaatattgagaGGTaaggataaatatttaaaaggaagatgatTACACTGTTTCCATGAAAGGTTTAGTGCTTCACAGTGTTTTGATACTAAATAGTACTATGCAAAATTGTTATCCTGTTTCCAAGGCAACAGTGACAGAGTTCAAACCCTCTAAACCAGGAGGCATTGTTTATGATTTATTATTCTGATAATGGTTTGGAGATTAATTATAAAATTCTAATCTGTAGCTTGAACTAATCTTAAAAGCATGTGGAAAACAAAGGAGCTAAGTGTAACTGAAGTTGCCTCAGGAGTGAAATAATCACATAATCATGTTGCCTATGGCCATACTGAGCAAATGCCAActcttaaattctgaaaaattactGCTAACATATTAACAAAAAAGATGTCTGTGTTAATTATCCCCTCAACATAATCTTGAACGTTCTGATCTACAGTAAAATGAAGGAAGACTTTTCCTGCAAACTCTTCCTTAGCTCCCAAGCAGCTTCTGTTGATGCATTGCTGTAGTTTGTGGTCACTTTGCAGATCAAACTCTGTTTTTACTTGCACAAGCTTTTATCTTACACTGTTCTTGAGTATCCTGAGGTCTTCTATCCTCTTTGGAGGATATTGTACAAAGGCTATGTAAGGCACTGCCATGCTAGGACATCTTCATATATAGAGATGAGGCAAAGGAAGGGGGGGAAATGCCTTGACCTCTGGGTTTTGCATGATGATTATGACTCTGTTACAACTTTGCATAAAATGccatatgcattaaaaaatgtttttggctttgttttgtattgGATCACcaagaaagagaacaaaaacatttgaaaacagagcaagttaaatatgttaattcttattttctgagATCACACTTCAGCTTTGCTAGTATCATACTTAATATGCTCCCAAAAGTAAACGTCATAAGATCCTAGGTATTTTTCTTGCTCCTGCCTTGCTCTTGCTTCAATAACCAAAATCCCATGAGATGTCAGGTACTTCTCACCAGTTTTTAGTCATCAGAAAACTTTGACTTGATGCCTAACTATCTAGAGAGACGATGTCTCTCTAACTCTAGAGAGACATTTAGAGGTTGTTTCGTCCTAAAATTGATGGTTAAAAAAGGTTGAATGAATCACACTTACTTACTAAAGAGCGGCCAAAATGAGTTAGAAGCTTAACATTACGCCAGTCACACTACATCTATGTTACTAGAGTCAGTAGTGCCAGGAAATTTTCTGGGGCACTGTAGCTCAGTCATGTGTACAGCTAATTGGTAGAGCAGTTGCTAGCATAGATTTTGGCATACACACAATTTGTGAGTTACCAAGGTGCCTTTTCTGGTAAGCGCTTTGTATGTTAACATCTTGTTCTGGTTGCTAACAGGTTAATAATATGGATTCAGGCTGCACTTTGATAGCTGGCCTCTGTGCCGGAGGGCAGTCCTTGGGTTATTTGCTAGTAGATACACAGTCCCAATTTCAGGTGAGATTTGATCCCTTGTGTCCACATTGAGAAGAAttaaacttcagagaaaaaaaaaaaaaaaaaaaaaaaaaaaaaaaaagctgctcttTGAACTTGAGAAGTAGTCTCACAAGTTTTTCAAATGGTTCTCCAGCTTTCCCATGTAACAGATACTTGTGCTAAGTGCCTGCAGACAGCTAGatgctgtaacatttttttgttaaagatgCAGGTTACAGATGGTACAGAAATGCTACTTACACAATCGTAGTTTTCTCATACTTCCTCTTCTTAGGGTTACATGATGAACATTAAATagtaaaatttaggaaaaattgCAGGAGTCTATGTCCTTGCTCTACATGTTCTCATGGAGTTGTTCCACATGAacattatttatgtatatatttatatcagcCAGAGTGCACAGTGTTAAAATACCATTCTTCAGACGGctttagcattaaaaatattagagGCTATAGTTGTTCCAGTTGCAAAAATCAGTATATGAAGTTAAAGTAGACAAAAATGTCTTTCCCTCAAGACCATCTTGGTAACAGAACTAACAATGTTGGCAACTCTTGagaattaaaatgcattaagaGCTCTCCAACTCTGAAACAGGAAACCTCGAAGAGACAGGCTCCAAACAAAACTACACAGCAAATATTGTCAGTGCAGAGAAGTCTAGGCAGGACTTTATTTAGCTTTCCCAAATATacactggagaaagaaaaaaaaaaaaaaaaaaagtttatttttctcatagaGATCATATGGATGtcaatattttacattt
The genomic region above belongs to Oxyura jamaicensis isolate SHBP4307 breed ruddy duck chromosome Z, BPBGC_Ojam_1.0, whole genome shotgun sequence and contains:
- the ATG12 gene encoding ubiquitin-like protein ATG12, producing the protein MAEDGEQAAVSPQGEAGEEAAESGAAAAAAGAADPVPPAAGSPGTEEPAGDAKKKIDVLLKAVGDTPIMRTKKWAVERTRTIQGLVDFIKKFLKLMASEQLFIYVNQSFAPSPDQEVGTLYECFGSDGKLVLHYCKTQAWG